In a genomic window of Shouchella clausii:
- a CDS encoding MFS transporter, whose product MEKKKEWRKLAILLASIGIANIGDFVYLVVINIIVFDMTGSAAAVAGLWIISPIVNICTKFWTGSFIDYRSKRAVMMVTYGLRAAFIALLPFAPNIVIIYLILVCLSVAQSFFTPASMTYTTMLVPVEKRKRFNAIRSFCSSSAFIVGPAIGGAMILATSISWTLWANALFFVVAAIFLALLPKGEKINQATVPKLTVAQVAKDFTAVAAFLRNHQYITFIYVVFLLVMLFSFAMDTQEVVFTQQVVGLSQVEYSLLVSITGIGSIVGAAVLALFANHIPLRHMIGSGLILMTAGYLMYAFSWSFWSIAAGFIVLGLFNVFVNAGMATFYQNHIPVKMMGRVTSIMQLGQSIFQILFILAVGVMADWFSLRLTIVVLALAMAVLACLFAISVFRPGNRPFFEDQTTNEQTGQQAR is encoded by the coding sequence ATGGAAAAGAAAAAAGAGTGGCGCAAGTTAGCGATTTTGCTTGCTTCGATCGGTATTGCCAACATTGGTGATTTTGTTTATTTAGTGGTGATTAATATTATTGTCTTTGACATGACTGGTTCGGCTGCCGCCGTAGCCGGGTTGTGGATTATTAGCCCAATTGTGAACATCTGCACAAAATTTTGGACGGGAAGTTTTATTGATTACCGAAGCAAACGAGCAGTGATGATGGTGACATACGGACTTAGGGCCGCTTTTATTGCTTTGCTTCCTTTCGCTCCCAACATCGTTATTATTTATTTGATTCTTGTTTGTTTAAGTGTGGCTCAATCTTTTTTTACGCCAGCTTCGATGACGTATACGACAATGCTCGTTCCTGTTGAAAAGCGGAAGCGCTTTAACGCCATTCGCTCGTTTTGTTCATCGAGTGCGTTTATTGTCGGTCCTGCGATTGGCGGCGCTATGATTCTAGCAACCTCTATTTCCTGGACACTTTGGGCAAATGCTTTGTTTTTTGTCGTTGCCGCTATTTTCCTTGCACTATTGCCAAAGGGAGAGAAAATCAACCAAGCAACGGTTCCAAAATTAACAGTTGCACAAGTCGCTAAAGATTTTACTGCTGTCGCAGCGTTTTTGCGAAACCACCAATATATTACATTCATTTACGTTGTTTTTTTGCTAGTTATGTTGTTTTCGTTTGCCATGGATACGCAAGAAGTTGTCTTTACACAGCAAGTTGTTGGTTTATCGCAAGTTGAATATAGTTTGCTTGTTAGTATTACCGGGATCGGTTCGATTGTTGGTGCGGCCGTTTTGGCACTGTTTGCCAATCATATTCCGTTGCGGCATATGATTGGCAGTGGGCTCATTTTAATGACAGCAGGTTACCTTATGTACGCGTTTTCTTGGTCGTTTTGGTCCATTGCCGCTGGCTTTATCGTCCTCGGCTTGTTTAACGTGTTTGTGAACGCCGGAATGGCCACTTTTTATCAAAACCACATTCCAGTAAAGATGATGGGGCGAGTTACAAGCATAATGCAATTAGGCCAAAGCATTTTTCAAATTCTTTTTATTTTAGCGGTGGGCGTGATGGCTGATTGGTTTTCATTACGGCTAACCATTGTGGTGCTCGCCCTTGCGATGGCTGTCCTCGCCTGTTTATTTGCGATTTCCGTTTTCCGACCAGGCAATCGACCATTTTTTGAAGATCAAACAACAAACGAGCAAACGGGGCAACAAGCACGGTAG
- a CDS encoding YfhD family protein produces MTRGQSRNNKHKDKAKLSQTPKQEIVSDGIDEEYSAELADQDDIEAQQRAAAADRRANPDNQA; encoded by the coding sequence GTGACAAGAGGACAGTCTCGTAATAATAAACATAAAGACAAAGCTAAACTGTCGCAAACGCCAAAACAGGAAATCGTAAGTGATGGAATTGACGAAGAATATTCCGCTGAACTCGCGGACCAAGACGATATAGAGGCTCAACAACGGGCTGCTGCTGCTGACAGACGCGCCAACCCTGATAACCAAGCATAA
- a CDS encoding NCS2 family permease: MDRFFKLTENGTSVKQELLAGFTTFLAMAYILFVNPDILGAAGMDVGAVFVATALAAMTGSIIMGLVANYPIALAPGMGLNAFFAFSAVIGMGLSWQAALLAVFFSGVIFLGITVFKIREKIIDAIPEELKYAAGAGIGLFIAFIGFKNAEIIVSDPATFVALGDLSAPGPLLAVFGIVVTIIFVVLGFKGAVFYGLAITAIVGVITGFTTLTGVVSAPPSIAPTFLQAFQVDWQNEVFTVQMVGVVLTLLFVVFFDTAGTLFAVATQAGFVKNNRLPRAGRALFADASATTIGSLLGTSTTTAYVESTSGVAVGGRTGLTAIFTGLLFVVALFFSPLLSIITGHVTAPALIIVGVMMATSLRFIDWNKMEIAIPVFFTVITMPLTYSIATGIALGFVLYPITMLVKGRGKELHPLMYLLFVVFIVYLGFLHQ, translated from the coding sequence ATGGATCGTTTTTTTAAGCTTACAGAGAATGGGACGTCTGTTAAGCAAGAACTGCTAGCTGGGTTTACCACGTTTCTTGCGATGGCGTACATCTTGTTTGTCAATCCCGATATTCTGGGGGCAGCGGGAATGGACGTTGGCGCAGTCTTTGTTGCCACAGCGCTTGCGGCAATGACGGGTTCTATCATTATGGGGCTCGTCGCCAATTACCCAATCGCCCTTGCGCCTGGAATGGGGCTGAATGCCTTTTTTGCTTTTTCTGCGGTCATTGGCATGGGCTTATCTTGGCAGGCTGCGCTTCTTGCCGTGTTTTTCTCAGGTGTCATTTTCCTTGGCATCACCGTTTTTAAAATCCGTGAAAAAATCATTGATGCTATTCCAGAAGAATTAAAATACGCAGCCGGTGCAGGGATTGGGTTGTTTATTGCCTTTATTGGCTTTAAAAATGCAGAGATTATCGTAAGCGACCCTGCCACCTTTGTGGCGCTTGGCGATTTGTCAGCTCCTGGCCCTTTGCTGGCTGTTTTTGGGATTGTCGTTACGATTATTTTTGTCGTCCTCGGCTTTAAGGGCGCGGTGTTCTATGGATTGGCGATTACTGCAATCGTCGGTGTCATTACTGGCTTTACGACATTAACAGGCGTCGTTAGCGCCCCGCCAAGCATCGCACCGACGTTTTTACAAGCATTCCAAGTAGATTGGCAAAATGAAGTGTTTACTGTGCAAATGGTTGGTGTCGTGTTAACGCTCTTATTTGTTGTCTTTTTTGATACAGCAGGCACTTTATTTGCCGTTGCCACACAAGCAGGCTTTGTAAAGAACAACAGACTTCCACGTGCTGGCAGAGCGTTGTTTGCCGATGCGAGCGCTACGACAATTGGCTCATTGCTCGGAACATCGACAACAACTGCTTACGTCGAATCCACATCAGGCGTTGCTGTTGGAGGACGCACAGGGCTAACGGCTATTTTTACTGGATTGCTGTTTGTCGTCGCTCTGTTTTTCTCGCCGTTGCTTAGCATCATTACAGGCCATGTGACTGCTCCGGCCTTAATTATCGTTGGCGTCATGATGGCGACATCATTGCGTTTTATCGATTGGAACAAAATGGAGATAGCGATCCCTGTCTTCTTCACAGTTATCACCATGCCGCTTACGTACAGCATTGCCACTGGGATTGCGCTTGGGTTTGTACTTTACCCGATTACAATGTTGGTAAAAGGGCGAGGAAAAGAACTTCACCCGCTTATGTATTTACTGTTTGTCGTGTTTATCGTCTATTTAGGTTTTCTACATCAATAA
- a CDS encoding alkaline phosphatase family protein yields MKKKFLLVLFIVFLLAAVSIIGLYTPAKNINQYHTSNKQGKPVIVLLVDSLMDEPLQKAVADGNAPAFEFLMNAGRYYSDLVSSYPTMSVTIDSTLLTGTYANGHRIPGLAWFKTDEKRLVNYGSGLNEIIALGVKQVTTDSMLHLNQEHLNKQTATIYEELASHNLEAASLNGLIYRGPKPHTLTTPNGAAWLNMLPKTIETQGPSLLSMGAFSHFSPKNDLQLWKSAGLTDAATANELVYLIEQNQLPAFTLAYFPELDKQVHKHGSMALKGILQVDKKLQTILNTYRSWEEALEKAVWIVCGDSGQAVILDNKETAEIDLNQLLSQFTVWNAGDEASPASFQIVPALNARMTYLHLLDEQLSYTEVAAKLTSDARIGFVAWSENGSNYVSSPKSNELFTFSPNGDYVDPYQQTWSIDGDETILGLTTNDQNAILFDDYPDALARLHGALHSHDGRFLIADALPGYEFIAKHTPKHTGGAGHGSLHKLDSTMPFIIAGTTIEPDYRRLVDFKQWVEALTDTQSKMIE; encoded by the coding sequence ATGAAGAAAAAGTTCTTATTGGTACTTTTCATCGTGTTCTTGCTAGCAGCAGTTTCGATCATTGGATTATACACTCCCGCCAAAAACATCAATCAGTACCACACTAGCAACAAGCAAGGCAAACCTGTCATCGTCTTATTAGTTGATTCGCTCATGGATGAGCCATTGCAAAAAGCAGTGGCGGACGGAAACGCTCCAGCGTTTGAGTTTTTAATGAACGCTGGCCGTTACTACTCTGATTTGGTTAGTTCGTATCCAACAATGTCTGTAACGATTGACAGCACTTTGCTTACAGGGACGTATGCAAACGGCCATCGCATTCCTGGTTTAGCCTGGTTTAAAACAGATGAAAAGCGCCTCGTTAATTATGGCAGCGGCTTAAATGAAATTATCGCCCTTGGCGTCAAGCAAGTCACAACTGATAGCATGCTCCATTTAAACCAAGAGCATTTAAACAAACAGACAGCAACGATTTACGAAGAACTAGCTTCCCACAACCTCGAAGCAGCATCTCTAAATGGTTTGATTTATCGAGGCCCAAAGCCGCACACATTAACGACACCAAATGGTGCAGCATGGCTAAATATGCTGCCGAAAACGATTGAAACACAAGGGCCATCGTTGTTGTCAATGGGGGCGTTTTCCCATTTCAGCCCGAAAAACGATCTTCAGTTATGGAAATCAGCTGGATTAACAGATGCAGCGACGGCAAATGAGCTAGTTTATCTTATTGAGCAAAATCAACTGCCTGCTTTTACGCTCGCTTACTTCCCTGAATTGGATAAACAAGTCCACAAACACGGCTCGATGGCATTGAAAGGTATTTTACAAGTTGACAAAAAGCTGCAAACGATTTTAAACACGTATCGATCTTGGGAAGAAGCATTGGAAAAAGCAGTCTGGATTGTTTGTGGGGATAGCGGTCAAGCGGTTATTTTGGATAATAAAGAAACAGCGGAAATCGATTTAAACCAGCTCTTATCTCAGTTTACCGTTTGGAATGCTGGAGACGAGGCTTCTCCAGCATCTTTTCAAATCGTCCCTGCCCTTAACGCGCGCATGACTTATTTACATTTGCTTGATGAACAACTTTCCTACACTGAAGTAGCGGCAAAATTAACAAGCGACGCACGAATCGGCTTTGTGGCCTGGAGCGAAAATGGCAGCAATTATGTCTCTTCTCCTAAGTCAAACGAGCTGTTTACCTTTTCCCCAAACGGCGACTATGTCGACCCTTACCAACAAACTTGGTCAATTGACGGAGATGAAACGATTTTAGGCCTTACAACAAATGACCAAAATGCCATACTGTTCGACGACTACCCCGATGCCCTGGCAAGGCTCCACGGGGCCCTCCATTCACACGACGGCCGCTTTTTAATTGCTGACGCTCTTCCTGGCTATGAATTTATCGCAAAGCATACACCGAAACATACAGGCGGAGCAGGCCATGGTTCTTTGCATAAGCTTGACTCAACCATGCCGTTCATCATTGCTGGCACCACCATTGAACCCGACTATAGGCGGCTTGTAGACTTCAAACAGTGGGTCGAGGCATTAACAGATACGCAAAGCAAAATGATTGAGTGA
- a CDS encoding phosphotransferase family protein, with amino-acid sequence MFKNTLEGIPYVAGAKSIRQLVKGFSNDEKYVLDETYLVRLFPLTEADRRKKEFELVQTCAAHSDFVPKALAFGHLPADSKAYMVLTYMPGKDGEEALPALSEQEQYQIGFVAGQELAKLHEIQADQDWPSWEIAKKQKSDRYLSALEKIEELDPALKQLLTGYIGENEWLLIGRPNRFQHDDFHPANMIIDRNRFVGLVDFGRFDFGDPLHDLQKLGFFSVRVSIPFSIGAIDGYHNGEKPGERFWQLYALYSAMHVVSAIVWGKRTSEQQYDTLLAYSLDVVNDHHDFTEIIPSWYRQKAGMPF; translated from the coding sequence TTGTTTAAAAACACTTTAGAAGGAATTCCGTACGTCGCTGGGGCTAAGTCTATCCGCCAGCTCGTCAAAGGGTTTTCCAATGATGAAAAATATGTACTTGATGAAACCTATCTAGTCCGGCTATTTCCGTTAACGGAAGCAGACAGGCGTAAAAAAGAATTTGAACTGGTTCAAACATGTGCCGCCCATTCTGATTTCGTCCCCAAGGCATTGGCATTTGGCCACTTGCCAGCTGATAGCAAAGCGTATATGGTGCTGACTTACATGCCAGGAAAAGATGGTGAAGAAGCACTGCCGGCGCTGTCTGAACAGGAGCAATACCAAATCGGTTTTGTGGCGGGGCAGGAGCTGGCTAAGTTGCATGAAATACAAGCGGATCAGGACTGGCCTTCTTGGGAAATAGCCAAAAAACAAAAGAGCGACCGCTATTTGTCAGCGCTAGAAAAAATAGAAGAGCTTGACCCTGCCCTTAAACAGTTGTTAACAGGCTATATTGGAGAAAATGAATGGTTGCTAATAGGGCGTCCGAATCGTTTCCAACACGATGATTTTCATCCGGCGAATATGATTATTGATCGTAACCGTTTTGTCGGTTTGGTTGATTTTGGCCGCTTCGACTTTGGCGATCCACTTCATGACTTACAAAAACTTGGCTTTTTTTCCGTTCGAGTGAGCATTCCCTTTTCCATTGGTGCCATTGATGGCTACCATAACGGTGAAAAACCAGGAGAGCGTTTTTGGCAACTTTATGCCCTGTATAGCGCCATGCATGTAGTGTCTGCCATCGTTTGGGGAAAGCGGACTAGCGAACAACAGTATGACACGCTATTGGCCTACTCTCTTGACGTGGTGAATGATCATCATGATTTTACGGAAATCATCCCTAGTTGGTATCGGCAAAAGGCAGGCATGCCTTTTTAG